A single region of the Populus nigra chromosome 2, ddPopNigr1.1, whole genome shotgun sequence genome encodes:
- the LOC133682324 gene encoding uncharacterized protein LOC133682324 has protein sequence MSFLAGRLAGKEGAFFFQESKHAVNRLAEKSATTVKNLPPPSSSSAIEHESQADVLPEVLRHSFPSKIFGKPYEPSSLSTSSKWALPSDHSNSSSTVSPDVLNPLRAYVSLPRVTFGPKRWELPSEEHSVLASTANEMRKDRYTTINPDKLKAAAEGLTYIGKAFAVATAIVFGGATLVFSLAASKLDLRNGDDIRTKGKDLVQPKLDVIREQFVPLKTWAEDTSKKWHLDRQEDVKEKPMVKELAKILGAKTSN, from the exons ATGAGTTTTCTAGCGGGAAGATTAGCAGGAAAAGAAGGAGCCTTCTTTTTCCAGGAATCCAAACATGCCGTTAACCGCCTCGCAGAGAAATCCGCCACCACCGTCAAGAACCTCCCAccaccctcctcctcctccgcaaTAGAGCACGAATCCCAAGCCGATGTGCTTCCCGAGGTCTTAAGACATTCCTTTCCTTCCAAGATCTTCGGCAAGCCGTACGAACCGTCTTCTCTGTCCACATCATCCAAGTGGGCCCTACCATCTGATCATTCAAATAGTAGTTCAACCGTGTCCCCTGATGTTCTCAATCCTCTCCGAGCTTATGTTTCCCTCCCTCGGGTCACTTTTGGTCCCAAAAG ATGGGAATTGCCGAGCGAGGAGCACTCGGTACTGGCGTCGACGGCGAATGAAATGCGAAAAGACAGATATACCACTATTAATCCCGATAAATTGAAGGCCGCAGCCGAGGGGCTTACTTATA TTGGGAAGGCATTTGCGGTTGCAACTGCAATTGTGTTTGGGGGCGCCACTCTGGTATTTTCTTTGGCAGCGTCCAAGCTAGACCTCCGTAAT GGTGATGATATCCGAACTAAAGGGAAAGACCTGGTTCAGCCAAAACTTGATGTCATCAGAGAGCAATTTGTGCCTTTAAAAACTTGG GCGGAAGATACATCGAAGAAATGGCATCTTGATAGGCAGGAAGATGTGAAAGAGAAACCTATGGTCAAGGAGCTTGCTAAAATTCTGGGCGCCAAAACTTCCAACTGA
- the LOC133682322 gene encoding uncharacterized protein LOC133682322 isoform X3, with amino-acid sequence MLMVQLGQCNGVLGQYPKLSPLVRRRKERIQRSMSLQAQALPSRTQRIMESIAVEGEVGGAGGAYSYNALKRLDHIWSSICSTVTVSQQPQQVVSSIPGVSSHSDLTGKVVDKFDVVVCGGTLGIFIATALSAKGLQVGVVERNMLKGREQEWNISKKELLELVDVGILEENDIEQAIAMNFNPNRCGFEDKGEIWVKDILNLGVSPVKLIEIVKKRFISLGGVIFEGCSVSSISIYEDASVLQLAEGNILSSRLIIDAMGNFSPVVKQIRRGKKPDGVCLVVGSCARGFKDNSASDIIYSSSSVKKVGDSEAQYFWEAFPAGSGPLDRTTYMFTYVSPQPGSPKLEELLEDFWDLMPEYQGVSLDNLEILRVIYGIFPTYRDSPLPAAFDRILQFGDASGIQSPVSFGGFGSLTRHLGRLSAGVYEAINGDFLDASSLSLLNPYMPNLSASWLFQRAMSAKKNSNVPPEFINELLYVNFQSMQKLGDPVLRPFLQDVIQFWALSKTLGLVMLTKPQIIPSIFKQEFSTVIVMLIQ; translated from the exons ATGTTGATGGTTCAGCTTGGACAGTGCAATGGGGTACTGGGTCAGTACCCAAAGCTGAGCCCTTTGGTTCGGAGAAGAAAGGAGAGGATTCAAAGGAGCATGTCTTTGCAAGCACAAGCTCTTCCCTCTAGAACCCAG AGGATAATGGAGAGTATTGCAGTTGAAGGTGAAGTTGGTGGTGCTGGTGGTGCTTACTCGTATAATGCCTTAAAGAGGTTGGACCATATTTGGTCTAGTATCTGCTCCACTGTAACAG TTTCTCAACAGCCTCAGCAAGTTGTTTCGAGTATTCCAGGAGTGTCAAGCCATTCTGATCTCACTGGCAAAGTGGTTGATAAATTTGACGTGGTAGTTTGTGGAGGTACTTTGGGAATATTCATTGCCACAGCCTTGAGTGCCAAAGGTCTTCAAGTAGGCGTTGTAGAAAGAAACATGCTAAAAGGG AGGGAGCAAGAATGGAATATCTCAAAGAAGGAGCTGTTGGAGCTTGTAGATGTTGGAATTCTGGAAGAGAAtgacattgaacaagctatagCTATGAACTTTAATCCT AATAGATGTGGCTTTGAGGATAAGGGCGAAATCTGGGTCAAAGACATTCTTAATCTTGGTGTTTC ACCTGTGAAGCTCATAGAGATTGTGAAGAAACGTTTTATTTCCCTTGGTGGAGTCATCTTTGAAGGCTGCAGTGTCTCCAGCATCTCTATATATGAGGATGCATCA GTCTTGCAACTGGCGGAGGGGAACATTCTGTCATCTCGTCTCATTATTGATGCAATGGGGAACTTTTCACCTGTGGTAAAACAG ATAAGGAGAGGAAAGAAGCCAGATGGTGTTTGCCTTGTTGTTGGATCTTGTGCTCGTGGTTTTAAAGATAACTCTGCGAGTGATATCATATATAGTAGTTCATCTGTAAAGAAGGTTGGCGATTCTGAAGCACAGTACTTCTGGGAG GCATTTCCAGCTGGATCTGGTCCTTTGGATCGTACTACATATATGTTCACTTATGTCAGTCCTCAACCAGGATCgccaaaattagaagaattgtTAGAAGACTTCTGGGACTTGATGCCAGAATATCAG GGAGTCTCTCTTGACAATCTGGAGATACTGAGAGTTATATATGGCATTTTCCCTACATATCGTGACAG TCCATTGCCTGCAGCATTTGATCGTATCTTACAG TTTGGGGATGCTAGTGGCATCCAGTCACCTGTTTCATTTGGTGGTTTTGGAAGCTTGACAAGGCACCTTGGGAGATTGTCAGCAG gAGTATATGAAGCAATCAATGGAGATTTTCTCGATGCATCCAGCCTGTCCCTCCTAAATCCTTACATG CCAAATTTAAGTGCTTCGTGGCTGTTTCAAAGAGCAATGTCAGCCAAGAAAAACTCTAATGTTCCTCCAGAATTTATTAATGAGCTTCTTTATGTCAATTTCCAGAGCATGCAG AAGCTGGGGGATCCAGTTCTAAGACCATTTCTTCAG GATGTTATACAGTTCTGGGCTCTTTCCAAGACATTAGGCCTTGTTATGCTAACTAAACCTCAGATCATCCCATCAATATTCAAGCAG GAATTCAGTACAGTAATTGTGATGTTGATACAGTGA
- the LOC133682364 gene encoding serine/threonine protein phosphatase 2A 59 kDa regulatory subunit B' gamma isoform, whose amino-acid sequence MIKQILGKLPRKPSRSSSNDSNNDGGLNAHSSLNSSHGANSINNSKPSSNSSKTSNPSLGASRLNNGILAPNSKMNQGKKSAPQLGPVMISGVYEALPSFRDVPNSEKPNLFIKKVNMCCVVFDFSDPSKNLKEKDIKRQTLLELVDYISTVTSKFNEMAMQEITKMVAANLFRTLPSANYDNKILEMFDPEDEEPAMEPAWPHLQIVYEFLLRFVASSETDAKLAKRYIDHSFVLRLLDLFDSEDQREREYLKTILHRIYGKFMVHRPFIRKAINNIFYRFIFETERHNGIAEMLEILGSIINGFALPLKEEHKLFLVRALIPLHKPKCVSMYHQQLSYCITQFVEKDFKLADTVIRGLLKYWPITNSSKEVMFLGELEEVLEATQAAEFQRCMVPLFHQIGRCLNSSHFQVAERALFLWNNDHIRNLITQNRRVILPIIFPALERNTRGHWNQAVQSLTLNVRKIFSDADQELFDECLVKFEEDEVKQMETREKRELTWKRLEDLATSKAVSNEAVLVSSSVSSIAIATGTSPRTTAGG is encoded by the exons ATGATCAAACAAATACTGGGTAAGCTACCTCGAAAACCCTCAAGATCATCGAGTAACGACTCAAACAATGATGGTGGACTCAATGCCCACTCGTCTTTGAACTCATCCCACGGAGCGAATTCCATTAACAACTCAAAGCCCTCTTCCAATTCATCCAAAACTTCGAATCCGAGTTTGGGCGCTTCACGCTTGAACAATGGGATCCTGGCACCGAATAGCAAGATGAATCAAGGGAAAAAGTCAGCTCCCCAGTTGGGTCCTGTGATGATTTCTGGGGTTTATGAGGCATTGCCTAGCTTTCGTGATGTTCCTAATTCAGAGAAGCCGAATCTCTTTATTAAGAAGGTGAACATGTGTTGCGTTGTGTTTGATTTTAGTGATCCCTCTAAGAATCTAAAAGAGAAGGACATTAAGAGGCAGACTTTACTTGAGCTTGTTGATTATATTTCAACTGTGACTTCAAAGTTCAATGAGATGGCAATGCAAGAAATTACAAAGATGGTGGCAGCCAATTTGTTCAGAACACTTCCATCTGCAAACTATGATAACAAGATTCTAGAAATGTTTGATCCCGAAGATGAAGAGCCAGCTATGGAGCCGGCTTGGCCTCATCTTCAGATTGTTTATGAGTTTCTGCTTAGATTTGTGGCTTCATCAGAAACTGATGCCAAGCTTGCCAAGAGATACATTGACCATTCGTTTGTTCTGAGACTGCTGGACTTATTTGATTCTGAGGACCAAAGAGAGAGGGAGTATTTGAAGACGATACTCCACCGCATTTATGGGAAGTTCATGGTACATCGACCATTCATTAGGAAGGCTATCAACAATATCTTTTACAGATTCATTTTCGAGACAGAGAGGCATAATGGGATTGCAGAAATGCTTGAGATATTGGGAAGCATTATTAATGGGTTTGCTCTGCCATTGAAGGAAGAGCACAAGCTTTTTCTTGTCCGTGCCTTAATTCCACTTCACAAGCCAAAGTGTGTATCGATGTATCATCAACAACTGTCATATTGTATCACTCAATTCGTGGAGAAAGATTTCAAGCTGGCTGATACTGTAATTCGAGGTCTCTTAAAGTATTGGCCCATAACTAATAGTTCCAAGGAAGTTATGTTTCTTGGTGAGTTGGAGGAGGTCTTAGAGGCTACTCAGGCAGCAGAATTTCAGCGGTGCATGGTTCCTTTATTCCATCAAATTGGACGCTGCCTCAACAGCTCACATTTTCAG GTTGCAGAACGTGCATTGTTTTTGTGGAACAATGATCACATAAGAAATTTGATCACGCAGAATCGCAGAGTGATACTGCCTATAATCTTCCCAGCTTTGGAGAGAAACACAAGGGGGCATTGGAACCAAGCTGTTCAGAGTTTGACCCTGAATGTCAGGAAGATATTCTCCGATGCTGATCAGGAACTTTTTGATGAGTGCTTGGTCAAATTCGAAGAAGATGAAGTGAAGCAGATGGAGACACGGGAGAAAAGAGAATTAACTTGGAAGCGGTTGGAAGATTTGGCAACCTCTAAGGCTGTAAGCAATGAGGCCGTGCTTGTCTCAAGTTCTGTCTCGTCTATTGCCATTGCCACTGGAACAAGTCCTCGGACCACTGCAGGTGGTTGA
- the LOC133681965 gene encoding uncharacterized protein LOC133681965, with the protein MASMIISPTFSVNRSSRDCKILKNTVQQCQGIKAMHIEKPLEELYNIRVERKVSRDRLAELGVSKWSVWKTDKCKLPWDWQVDQLVYIEEGEVRVVPEGSKKYMRFVAGDLVRYPKWFEADLFFNAPYQERYSFRAYGDDH; encoded by the coding sequence ATGGCAAGCATGATCATATCCCCAACCTTCTCTGTCAACAGAAGCAGCAGAGATtgtaaaatcttgaaaaatactGTTCAGCAATGTCAAGGTATAAAGGCGATGCACATCGAGAAGCCTCTTGAGGAGTTGTACAACATAAGGGTGGAAAGGAAAGTGTCACGAGATAGACTGGCAGAGCTTGGGGTTTCAAAATGGTCAGTGTGGAAGACTGACAAGTGCAAATTGCCCTGGGACTGGCAGGTGGACCAGTTAGTTTACATTGAGGAAGGAGAGGTGAGGGTAGTTCCTGAAGGGAGCAAAAAATACATGCGATTTGTTGCAGGAGACCTTGTTCGCTACCCAAAGTGGTTTGAGGCTGACCTCTTTTTCAATGCTCCATACCAAGAGCGATATAGTTTCCGAGCTTATGGTGATGACCACTAA
- the LOC133682322 gene encoding uncharacterized protein LOC133682322 isoform X2: MLMVQLGQCNGVLGQYPKLSPLVRRRKERIQRSMSLQAQALPSRTQRIMESIAVEGEVGGAGGAYSYNALKRLDHIWSSICSTVTVSQQPQQVVSSIPGVSSHSDLTGKVVDKFDVVVCGGTLGIFIATALSAKGLQVGVVERNMLKGREQEWNISKKELLELVDVGILEENDIEQAIAMNFNPNRCGFEDKGEIWVKDILNLGVSPVKLIEIVKKRFISLGGVIFEGCSVSSISIYEDASVLQLAEGNILSSRLIIDAMGNFSPVVKQIRRGKKPDGVCLVVGSCARGFKDNSASDIIYSSSSVKKVGDSEAQYFWEAFPAGSGPLDRTTYMFTYVSPQPGSPKLEELLEDFWDLMPEYQGVSLDNLEILRVIYGIFPTYRDSPLPAAFDRILQFGDASGIQSPVSFGGFGSLTRHLGRLSAGVYEAINGDFLDASSLSLLNPYMPNLSASWLFQRAMSAKKNSNVPPEFINELLYVNFQSMQKLGDPVLRPFLQDVIQFWALSKTLGLVMLTKPQIIPSIFKQVGIPVLLDWSSHFFMLGYYTFLSTYADPVIR, from the exons ATGTTGATGGTTCAGCTTGGACAGTGCAATGGGGTACTGGGTCAGTACCCAAAGCTGAGCCCTTTGGTTCGGAGAAGAAAGGAGAGGATTCAAAGGAGCATGTCTTTGCAAGCACAAGCTCTTCCCTCTAGAACCCAG AGGATAATGGAGAGTATTGCAGTTGAAGGTGAAGTTGGTGGTGCTGGTGGTGCTTACTCGTATAATGCCTTAAAGAGGTTGGACCATATTTGGTCTAGTATCTGCTCCACTGTAACAG TTTCTCAACAGCCTCAGCAAGTTGTTTCGAGTATTCCAGGAGTGTCAAGCCATTCTGATCTCACTGGCAAAGTGGTTGATAAATTTGACGTGGTAGTTTGTGGAGGTACTTTGGGAATATTCATTGCCACAGCCTTGAGTGCCAAAGGTCTTCAAGTAGGCGTTGTAGAAAGAAACATGCTAAAAGGG AGGGAGCAAGAATGGAATATCTCAAAGAAGGAGCTGTTGGAGCTTGTAGATGTTGGAATTCTGGAAGAGAAtgacattgaacaagctatagCTATGAACTTTAATCCT AATAGATGTGGCTTTGAGGATAAGGGCGAAATCTGGGTCAAAGACATTCTTAATCTTGGTGTTTC ACCTGTGAAGCTCATAGAGATTGTGAAGAAACGTTTTATTTCCCTTGGTGGAGTCATCTTTGAAGGCTGCAGTGTCTCCAGCATCTCTATATATGAGGATGCATCA GTCTTGCAACTGGCGGAGGGGAACATTCTGTCATCTCGTCTCATTATTGATGCAATGGGGAACTTTTCACCTGTGGTAAAACAG ATAAGGAGAGGAAAGAAGCCAGATGGTGTTTGCCTTGTTGTTGGATCTTGTGCTCGTGGTTTTAAAGATAACTCTGCGAGTGATATCATATATAGTAGTTCATCTGTAAAGAAGGTTGGCGATTCTGAAGCACAGTACTTCTGGGAG GCATTTCCAGCTGGATCTGGTCCTTTGGATCGTACTACATATATGTTCACTTATGTCAGTCCTCAACCAGGATCgccaaaattagaagaattgtTAGAAGACTTCTGGGACTTGATGCCAGAATATCAG GGAGTCTCTCTTGACAATCTGGAGATACTGAGAGTTATATATGGCATTTTCCCTACATATCGTGACAG TCCATTGCCTGCAGCATTTGATCGTATCTTACAG TTTGGGGATGCTAGTGGCATCCAGTCACCTGTTTCATTTGGTGGTTTTGGAAGCTTGACAAGGCACCTTGGGAGATTGTCAGCAG gAGTATATGAAGCAATCAATGGAGATTTTCTCGATGCATCCAGCCTGTCCCTCCTAAATCCTTACATG CCAAATTTAAGTGCTTCGTGGCTGTTTCAAAGAGCAATGTCAGCCAAGAAAAACTCTAATGTTCCTCCAGAATTTATTAATGAGCTTCTTTATGTCAATTTCCAGAGCATGCAG AAGCTGGGGGATCCAGTTCTAAGACCATTTCTTCAG GATGTTATACAGTTCTGGGCTCTTTCCAAGACATTAGGCCTTGTTATGCTAACTAAACCTCAGATCATCCCATCAATATTCAAGCAG GTTGGTATTCCTGTGCTTCTTGACTGGTCCAGTCATTTCTTCATGCTGGGCTACTATACTTTTCTCTCCACCTATGCAGATCCAGTAATAAG ATGA
- the LOC133682322 gene encoding uncharacterized protein LOC133682322 isoform X4 encodes MLMVQLGQCNGVLGQYPKLSPLVRRRKERIQRSMSLQAQALPSRTQRIMESIAVEGEVGGAGGAYSYNALKRLDHIWSSICSTVTVSQQPQQVVSSIPGVSSHSDLTGKVVDKFDVVVCGGTLGIFIATALSAKGLQVGVVERNMLKGREQEWNISKKELLELVDVGILEENDIEQAIAMNFNPNRCGFEDKGEIWVKDILNLGVSPVKLIEIVKKRFISLGGVIFEGCSVSSISIYEDASVLQLAEGNILSSRLIIDAMGNFSPVVKQIRRGKKPDGVCLVVGSCARGFKDNSASDIIYSSSSVKKVGDSEAQYFWEAFPAGSGPLDRTTYMFTYVSPQPGSPKLEELLEDFWDLMPEYQGVSLDNLEILRVIYGIFPTYRDSPLPAAFDRILQFGDASGIQSPVSFGGFGSLTRHLGRLSAGVYEAINGDFLDASSLSLLNPYMPNLSASWLFQRAMSAKKNSNVPPEFINELLYVNFQSMQKLGDPVLRPFLQVYCLISPFQSFFQVDLIGCYTVLGSFQDIRPCYAN; translated from the exons ATGTTGATGGTTCAGCTTGGACAGTGCAATGGGGTACTGGGTCAGTACCCAAAGCTGAGCCCTTTGGTTCGGAGAAGAAAGGAGAGGATTCAAAGGAGCATGTCTTTGCAAGCACAAGCTCTTCCCTCTAGAACCCAG AGGATAATGGAGAGTATTGCAGTTGAAGGTGAAGTTGGTGGTGCTGGTGGTGCTTACTCGTATAATGCCTTAAAGAGGTTGGACCATATTTGGTCTAGTATCTGCTCCACTGTAACAG TTTCTCAACAGCCTCAGCAAGTTGTTTCGAGTATTCCAGGAGTGTCAAGCCATTCTGATCTCACTGGCAAAGTGGTTGATAAATTTGACGTGGTAGTTTGTGGAGGTACTTTGGGAATATTCATTGCCACAGCCTTGAGTGCCAAAGGTCTTCAAGTAGGCGTTGTAGAAAGAAACATGCTAAAAGGG AGGGAGCAAGAATGGAATATCTCAAAGAAGGAGCTGTTGGAGCTTGTAGATGTTGGAATTCTGGAAGAGAAtgacattgaacaagctatagCTATGAACTTTAATCCT AATAGATGTGGCTTTGAGGATAAGGGCGAAATCTGGGTCAAAGACATTCTTAATCTTGGTGTTTC ACCTGTGAAGCTCATAGAGATTGTGAAGAAACGTTTTATTTCCCTTGGTGGAGTCATCTTTGAAGGCTGCAGTGTCTCCAGCATCTCTATATATGAGGATGCATCA GTCTTGCAACTGGCGGAGGGGAACATTCTGTCATCTCGTCTCATTATTGATGCAATGGGGAACTTTTCACCTGTGGTAAAACAG ATAAGGAGAGGAAAGAAGCCAGATGGTGTTTGCCTTGTTGTTGGATCTTGTGCTCGTGGTTTTAAAGATAACTCTGCGAGTGATATCATATATAGTAGTTCATCTGTAAAGAAGGTTGGCGATTCTGAAGCACAGTACTTCTGGGAG GCATTTCCAGCTGGATCTGGTCCTTTGGATCGTACTACATATATGTTCACTTATGTCAGTCCTCAACCAGGATCgccaaaattagaagaattgtTAGAAGACTTCTGGGACTTGATGCCAGAATATCAG GGAGTCTCTCTTGACAATCTGGAGATACTGAGAGTTATATATGGCATTTTCCCTACATATCGTGACAG TCCATTGCCTGCAGCATTTGATCGTATCTTACAG TTTGGGGATGCTAGTGGCATCCAGTCACCTGTTTCATTTGGTGGTTTTGGAAGCTTGACAAGGCACCTTGGGAGATTGTCAGCAG gAGTATATGAAGCAATCAATGGAGATTTTCTCGATGCATCCAGCCTGTCCCTCCTAAATCCTTACATG CCAAATTTAAGTGCTTCGTGGCTGTTTCAAAGAGCAATGTCAGCCAAGAAAAACTCTAATGTTCCTCCAGAATTTATTAATGAGCTTCTTTATGTCAATTTCCAGAGCATGCAG AAGCTGGGGGATCCAGTTCTAAGACCATTTCTTCAGGTTTATTGTCTTATTTCCCCTTTTCAGTCCTTTTTCCAAGTTGATTTGATTG GATGTTATACAGTTCTGGGCTCTTTCCAAGACATTAGGCCTTGTTATGCTAACTAA
- the LOC133682322 gene encoding uncharacterized protein LOC133682322 isoform X1 — protein sequence MLMVQLGQCNGVLGQYPKLSPLVRRRKERIQRSMSLQAQALPSRTQRIMESIAVEGEVGGAGGAYSYNALKRLDHIWSSICSTVTVSQQPQQVVSSIPGVSSHSDLTGKVVDKFDVVVCGGTLGIFIATALSAKGLQVGVVERNMLKGREQEWNISKKELLELVDVGILEENDIEQAIAMNFNPNRCGFEDKGEIWVKDILNLGVSPVKLIEIVKKRFISLGGVIFEGCSVSSISIYEDASVLQLAEGNILSSRLIIDAMGNFSPVVKQIRRGKKPDGVCLVVGSCARGFKDNSASDIIYSSSSVKKVGDSEAQYFWEAFPAGSGPLDRTTYMFTYVSPQPGSPKLEELLEDFWDLMPEYQGVSLDNLEILRVIYGIFPTYRDSPLPAAFDRILQFGDASGIQSPVSFGGFGSLTRHLGRLSAGVYEAINGDFLDASSLSLLNPYMPNLSASWLFQRAMSAKKNSNVPPEFINELLYVNFQSMQKLGDPVLRPFLQDVIQFWALSKTLGLVMLTKPQIIPSIFKQVGIPVLLDWSSHFFMLGYYTFLSTYADPVIRPFLTAFPSKMKYEWKRYLEAWKYGSGLDYKL from the exons ATGTTGATGGTTCAGCTTGGACAGTGCAATGGGGTACTGGGTCAGTACCCAAAGCTGAGCCCTTTGGTTCGGAGAAGAAAGGAGAGGATTCAAAGGAGCATGTCTTTGCAAGCACAAGCTCTTCCCTCTAGAACCCAG AGGATAATGGAGAGTATTGCAGTTGAAGGTGAAGTTGGTGGTGCTGGTGGTGCTTACTCGTATAATGCCTTAAAGAGGTTGGACCATATTTGGTCTAGTATCTGCTCCACTGTAACAG TTTCTCAACAGCCTCAGCAAGTTGTTTCGAGTATTCCAGGAGTGTCAAGCCATTCTGATCTCACTGGCAAAGTGGTTGATAAATTTGACGTGGTAGTTTGTGGAGGTACTTTGGGAATATTCATTGCCACAGCCTTGAGTGCCAAAGGTCTTCAAGTAGGCGTTGTAGAAAGAAACATGCTAAAAGGG AGGGAGCAAGAATGGAATATCTCAAAGAAGGAGCTGTTGGAGCTTGTAGATGTTGGAATTCTGGAAGAGAAtgacattgaacaagctatagCTATGAACTTTAATCCT AATAGATGTGGCTTTGAGGATAAGGGCGAAATCTGGGTCAAAGACATTCTTAATCTTGGTGTTTC ACCTGTGAAGCTCATAGAGATTGTGAAGAAACGTTTTATTTCCCTTGGTGGAGTCATCTTTGAAGGCTGCAGTGTCTCCAGCATCTCTATATATGAGGATGCATCA GTCTTGCAACTGGCGGAGGGGAACATTCTGTCATCTCGTCTCATTATTGATGCAATGGGGAACTTTTCACCTGTGGTAAAACAG ATAAGGAGAGGAAAGAAGCCAGATGGTGTTTGCCTTGTTGTTGGATCTTGTGCTCGTGGTTTTAAAGATAACTCTGCGAGTGATATCATATATAGTAGTTCATCTGTAAAGAAGGTTGGCGATTCTGAAGCACAGTACTTCTGGGAG GCATTTCCAGCTGGATCTGGTCCTTTGGATCGTACTACATATATGTTCACTTATGTCAGTCCTCAACCAGGATCgccaaaattagaagaattgtTAGAAGACTTCTGGGACTTGATGCCAGAATATCAG GGAGTCTCTCTTGACAATCTGGAGATACTGAGAGTTATATATGGCATTTTCCCTACATATCGTGACAG TCCATTGCCTGCAGCATTTGATCGTATCTTACAG TTTGGGGATGCTAGTGGCATCCAGTCACCTGTTTCATTTGGTGGTTTTGGAAGCTTGACAAGGCACCTTGGGAGATTGTCAGCAG gAGTATATGAAGCAATCAATGGAGATTTTCTCGATGCATCCAGCCTGTCCCTCCTAAATCCTTACATG CCAAATTTAAGTGCTTCGTGGCTGTTTCAAAGAGCAATGTCAGCCAAGAAAAACTCTAATGTTCCTCCAGAATTTATTAATGAGCTTCTTTATGTCAATTTCCAGAGCATGCAG AAGCTGGGGGATCCAGTTCTAAGACCATTTCTTCAG GATGTTATACAGTTCTGGGCTCTTTCCAAGACATTAGGCCTTGTTATGCTAACTAAACCTCAGATCATCCCATCAATATTCAAGCAG GTTGGTATTCCTGTGCTTCTTGACTGGTCCAGTCATTTCTTCATGCTGGGCTACTATACTTTTCTCTCCACCTATGCAGATCCAGTAATAAG ACCATTCTTAACTGCATTTCCATCCAAGATGAAGTACGAGTGGAAGCGGTATCTTGAGGCTTGGAAATATGGGTCTGGTTTAGATTATAAGCTGTAA